A region of Bradyrhizobium sp. SZCCHNS1050 DNA encodes the following proteins:
- the boxC gene encoding 2,3-epoxybenzoyl-CoA dihydrolase: MAGEDRVLAGGKTFIDFQTDPSRYKHWKLSIDGEVATLAMDVDENGGLFEGYQLKLNSYDLGVDIELADAVQRLRFEHPQVKVVVLRSAKPRVFCAGANIRMLAGATHAHKVNFCKFTNETRNGFEDSSENSGQRFITVVNGTAAGGGYELALATDHIILADDGSSSVSLPEVPLLAVLPGTGGLTRVVDKRKVRRDRADAFCTTEEGVKGKRAVQWRLVDEIAPNSKVDAKVAERAKEFAAASKRNGSGKGVALTPLKRVIDASSVRYGFVNVDIDRTARIATITISAPEAAPPADIDGMIGQGASFWPLQVARELDDAILHLRINELGIAMLVFKSHGDRAQVLAHDAFLEANKAHWLVNEVRHYWKRVLKRIDVTSRTLVTLVEPGSCFAGTLAELVFASDRSYMLIGTIQGDNRPAPAIELSAMNFGPYPMSHGLTRLESRFLADPTDLARVREQVGKPLEADEAEELGLVTFALDDIDWEDEIRVFLEERASFSPDSLTGLEANLRFAGPETMESKIFARLTAWQNWIFQRPNAVGEEGALRRYGTGERPQYDMTRV, encoded by the coding sequence ATGGCCGGGGAAGACCGCGTGCTCGCGGGAGGCAAGACGTTCATCGATTTTCAGACCGATCCCTCCCGCTACAAACATTGGAAGCTCTCGATCGATGGCGAGGTGGCGACGCTCGCCATGGACGTCGACGAGAATGGCGGCCTGTTCGAGGGCTACCAGCTCAAGCTCAATTCCTATGATCTCGGCGTCGACATCGAGCTCGCCGACGCCGTGCAGCGGCTGCGCTTCGAGCACCCGCAAGTGAAGGTCGTGGTGCTGCGCTCGGCCAAGCCGCGCGTGTTCTGCGCCGGCGCCAACATCCGCATGCTTGCGGGCGCGACCCACGCCCACAAGGTGAACTTCTGCAAGTTCACCAATGAGACCCGCAATGGCTTCGAGGATTCATCCGAGAATTCCGGCCAGCGCTTCATCACCGTGGTGAACGGCACCGCGGCCGGCGGCGGCTATGAGCTCGCGCTCGCCACCGATCACATCATCCTCGCCGATGACGGCTCGTCGTCGGTGTCGCTGCCGGAAGTGCCGCTGCTCGCGGTGCTGCCGGGTACCGGCGGTCTCACCCGCGTCGTCGACAAGCGCAAGGTCCGCCGCGATCGCGCGGACGCGTTCTGCACCACGGAGGAGGGGGTCAAGGGCAAGCGCGCCGTGCAATGGCGCCTCGTCGACGAGATCGCGCCGAACTCCAAGGTCGATGCCAAGGTGGCCGAGCGCGCCAAGGAATTCGCAGCCGCCTCCAAGCGCAACGGCAGCGGCAAGGGCGTCGCGCTGACGCCGCTGAAGCGCGTCATCGATGCGTCGAGCGTGCGCTACGGCTTCGTCAATGTCGACATCGACCGCACGGCCCGCATCGCCACGATCACCATCTCGGCTCCCGAGGCCGCGCCACCTGCGGACATCGACGGCATGATCGGGCAGGGCGCTTCCTTCTGGCCGCTGCAGGTCGCGCGCGAACTCGATGACGCCATCCTGCATCTGCGCATCAACGAGCTCGGCATCGCCATGCTGGTGTTCAAGTCGCATGGCGATCGCGCCCAGGTGCTCGCGCATGACGCGTTCCTTGAGGCCAACAAGGCGCACTGGCTGGTCAACGAGGTCAGGCATTACTGGAAGCGGGTGCTGAAGCGCATCGACGTCACCTCGCGCACGCTGGTCACGCTGGTCGAGCCCGGTTCCTGCTTCGCCGGCACGCTCGCCGAGCTGGTGTTCGCTTCCGACCGCTCCTACATGCTGATCGGCACCATCCAGGGCGACAACCGCCCGGCGCCGGCGATCGAACTGTCGGCGATGAATTTCGGGCCCTATCCGATGAGTCACGGCCTGACCCGGCTGGAGTCGCGCTTCCTCGCCGATCCCACCGATCTCGCGCGTGTGCGTGAGCAGGTCGGCAAGCCGCTCGAAGCCGATGAGGCCGAGGAGCTCGGCCTCGTGACCTTCGCGCTGGATGACATCGATTGGGAGGACGAGATCCGCGTCTTCCTCGAGGAGCGCGCCAGCTTCTCGCCCGACAGCCTCACGGGTCTCGAAGCCAATCTGCGCTTCGCCGGCCCCGAGACGATGGAATCGAAG
- a CDS encoding alpha/beta hydrolase yields the protein MQLSSNGFLTIDSADLEYRLIGPQPSDAPCIVLLHEGLGSVGLWGDFPDKLQQATGVSVFVYSRAGYGASSPVSLPRPLDYMQREARDVLPKLLDQIGFQRGLLVGHSDGASIAAIYGGSHADHRLDGIVLIAPHVVVEDISVSSIAAIKTTYETTELRTKLGRWHKDVDNAFYGWNGAWLDPAFRAWDITGDLAYIRVPVVVIQGVDDQYGTIRQVETIQEECYCPVEVTMLPNTGHSPHREAPDATLRVIAEFAAATLPAPASRT from the coding sequence GTGCAGCTTTCATCGAACGGCTTCCTCACCATCGATTCCGCCGATCTCGAATATCGCCTGATCGGTCCGCAGCCCTCTGACGCTCCGTGCATCGTGCTGCTGCATGAAGGGCTCGGCTCGGTCGGGTTGTGGGGCGACTTTCCCGACAAGCTCCAGCAAGCCACCGGCGTTTCCGTGTTCGTCTATTCGCGCGCGGGCTACGGCGCCTCCAGCCCGGTGTCTCTGCCGCGGCCGCTCGACTACATGCAGCGCGAGGCGCGCGATGTGCTGCCGAAGCTGCTCGATCAAATCGGCTTTCAGCGCGGTCTTCTCGTCGGCCATTCCGATGGTGCGTCGATCGCGGCGATCTACGGGGGCAGCCACGCCGACCATCGCCTCGACGGCATCGTGCTGATCGCGCCGCATGTGGTCGTTGAGGACATCTCTGTGTCGTCGATCGCCGCGATCAAGACCACTTACGAAACCACGGAACTGCGCACCAAGCTCGGCCGCTGGCACAAGGACGTCGACAACGCGTTTTACGGCTGGAACGGCGCCTGGCTCGATCCGGCATTCCGGGCCTGGGATATCACCGGCGACCTCGCCTACATCCGCGTTCCCGTGGTCGTGATCCAGGGCGTCGACGACCAGTACGGCACCATCCGCCAGGTCGAGACCATCCAGGAGGAGTGCTACTGCCCGGTCGAGGTGACGATGCTGCCCAACACCGGCCATTCCCCGCATCGCGAGGCGCCGGACGCCACCTTGCGGGTCATTGCCGAGTTCGCGGCCGCGACCTTGCCGGCCCCGGCATCACGAACATGA
- a CDS encoding benzoate-CoA ligase family protein, with protein sequence MKSYNAVSWLLDRNVEAGRGDKLAYTDTVSELTYRGLQQQTCRVANMLRRLGVRREERVAMIMLDTVDFPAVFLGAMRAGVVPVPLNTLLTSEQYAYVLADCRARVLFVSEALYPVVKDIVGRMPDLDCVVVSGANAFGHKLLTEELARESDQFDTVATHEDEPAFWLYSSGSTGMPKGVRHLHGNLAATAETYASQVLGIRESDVCLSAAKLFFAYGLGNALTFPLSVGATTILNSERPTPALMFKLLNRYNPTIFYGVPTLFAAMLHDESLRHEKAGSALRICTSAGEALPESVGNAWKARFGVDILDGVGSTELLHIFLSNVPGDIKYGSSGRPVPGYQVRLVNEAGQDVPDGEVGEMLVHAPSAGEGYWNQRHKTRSTFEGYWTRTGDKYVRDADGRYTFCGRSDDMFKVSGIWVSPFEVESALITHPSVLEAAVVPEADPEGLLKPKAYVVLRPSVDRSTLHEALKEHVKQKIGPWKYPRWIEVVDSLPKTATGKIQRFKLREGAGQ encoded by the coding sequence GTGAAGTCGTACAATGCGGTATCGTGGCTGCTTGACCGCAATGTCGAGGCGGGGCGCGGCGACAAGCTCGCCTACACGGACACGGTCTCGGAGCTGACCTATCGCGGTCTGCAACAGCAGACCTGCCGCGTCGCCAACATGCTGCGCCGCCTTGGCGTCCGCCGCGAGGAGCGCGTGGCGATGATCATGCTCGATACGGTGGATTTCCCCGCGGTGTTTCTTGGCGCCATGCGCGCGGGCGTCGTCCCGGTGCCGCTCAACACGCTGCTGACCTCTGAACAATACGCGTATGTGCTCGCCGACTGCCGCGCCCGCGTGCTGTTCGTGTCCGAGGCGCTGTATCCGGTGGTGAAGGACATTGTCGGCCGGATGCCGGATCTCGATTGCGTCGTCGTGTCCGGCGCCAATGCCTTCGGCCACAAGCTGCTCACCGAGGAGCTCGCGCGCGAGAGCGATCAGTTCGACACGGTCGCGACCCACGAGGATGAGCCTGCGTTCTGGCTGTATTCATCCGGTTCGACCGGCATGCCCAAAGGCGTGCGCCATCTGCACGGCAATCTCGCCGCAACGGCCGAGACCTATGCCAGCCAAGTGCTCGGCATCCGCGAGAGCGATGTCTGTCTGTCAGCCGCAAAGCTGTTCTTCGCCTATGGCCTCGGCAATGCGCTGACCTTCCCGCTGTCGGTCGGCGCAACTACGATCCTCAACTCCGAGCGCCCGACGCCGGCGCTGATGTTCAAGCTCCTCAACCGCTACAATCCGACCATCTTCTACGGCGTGCCGACCTTGTTCGCCGCGATGCTGCACGATGAGTCGCTGCGCCATGAGAAGGCCGGCAGCGCTCTGCGCATCTGCACCTCGGCCGGCGAGGCGCTGCCGGAATCGGTCGGCAATGCCTGGAAGGCGCGGTTCGGCGTCGACATTCTCGATGGTGTCGGCTCGACCGAGCTGCTGCACATCTTCCTGTCCAACGTGCCCGGGGACATCAAATACGGCTCATCGGGGCGCCCCGTGCCGGGCTATCAGGTTCGTCTTGTCAACGAGGCAGGCCAGGACGTGCCGGACGGCGAGGTCGGCGAGATGCTGGTGCATGCACCGTCCGCCGGCGAGGGCTACTGGAATCAGCGCCACAAGACCCGCTCGACGTTCGAGGGCTATTGGACGCGCACCGGCGACAAATATGTCCGCGACGCCGACGGGCGCTACACCTTCTGCGGCCGCTCCGACGACATGTTCAAGGTCTCTGGCATCTGGGTGTCGCCGTTCGAGGTCGAGAGCGCGCTGATCACGCATCCCTCGGTGCTCGAGGCTGCCGTGGTGCCGGAAGCCGATCCGGAGGGGCTGTTGAAGCCGAAGGCCTATGTCGTGCTGCGCCCGAGCGTCGATCGCTCGACCCTGCACGAGGCACTGAAGGAACACGTCAAGCAGAAGATCGGCCCGTGGAAATATCCGCGCTGGATCGAGGTGGTGGACAGCCTGCCGAAAACCGCGACCGGCAAGATCCAGCGCTTCAAGCTGCGTGAGGGAGCGGGTCAGTAG
- a CDS encoding helix-turn-helix transcriptional regulator produces the protein MTPHSDAPRDDGQSAAETDFLDQLGQRVRRMRGLAGMSRKVLAEVSGISERYIAQLESGKGNVSIVLLRRIANAINAPLDDIIPGGEPSPDWPVIRDLLKKASPSQIAEVKELLAGGASAPLRRSFSGIALIGLRGAGKSTLGKMLAERIGWSFVELNKEIERQNGLSVAEIIALYGQEGFRRMEQAALVQLLARKEPMVLATGGGIVSEPVTFDLILTSFYTIWLKAEPEEHMGRVRKQGDLRPMADDRSAMAELRNILASREPLYARANAVVDTAGLSVEAAAARLGEAVKPVLTGDARMFARA, from the coding sequence ATGACGCCACACAGCGATGCCCCGCGCGACGACGGCCAGTCCGCGGCCGAGACCGATTTCCTCGACCAGCTGGGCCAGCGGGTGCGGCGGATGCGCGGCCTCGCCGGCATGTCGCGCAAGGTGCTGGCCGAGGTCTCCGGGATTTCCGAGCGCTACATCGCCCAGCTCGAGAGCGGCAAGGGCAATGTCTCGATCGTGCTGCTGCGCCGCATCGCCAACGCGATCAACGCGCCGCTCGACGACATCATCCCCGGCGGCGAGCCATCGCCGGACTGGCCGGTCATTCGCGATCTCCTGAAGAAGGCGAGCCCGAGCCAGATCGCCGAGGTCAAGGAGCTGCTTGCCGGGGGCGCATCGGCGCCGCTGCGGCGTTCGTTCTCAGGCATTGCGCTGATCGGCCTGCGCGGTGCCGGCAAGTCGACGCTCGGCAAGATGCTGGCGGAGCGGATCGGCTGGAGCTTCGTCGAGCTGAACAAGGAGATCGAGCGGCAGAACGGGCTTTCGGTTGCCGAGATCATCGCGCTCTACGGCCAGGAAGGCTTTCGCCGCATGGAGCAGGCCGCCCTGGTGCAACTGCTCGCGCGCAAGGAGCCGATGGTGCTGGCGACCGGCGGCGGCATCGTCTCCGAGCCGGTCACCTTCGACCTGATCCTGACCTCGTTCTACACGATCTGGCTCAAGGCCGAGCCGGAGGAGCACATGGGGCGCGTGCGTAAGCAGGGCGACCTCCGCCCGATGGCCGACGACCGCTCGGCGATGGCCGAGCTGCGCAACATCCTGGCGAGCCGCGAGCCGCTGTACGCGAGGGCCAATGCGGTGGTCGATACGGCGGGACTGTCGGTCGAAGCGGCGGCCGCACGGCTGGGCGAAGCCGTGAAGCCGGTGCTGACTGGCGACGCCCGGATGTTCGCGCGGGCGTGA
- a CDS encoding PilZ domain-containing protein: MQNRRREARQRVYYGGVLTFNSGCSTLACVVRNFNHRGVKVELEGSVLLPDRVEISIERRGWSRPAQMVWRDGAGAGLAFLHDDGEVIDLETARALRLQERANRQLKSRLEQLLSGH, from the coding sequence ATGCAAAATCGTCGTCGCGAGGCTCGCCAGCGCGTCTACTATGGCGGCGTGCTGACCTTCAATTCAGGCTGCTCGACGCTGGCCTGCGTCGTGCGCAATTTCAACCACCGCGGCGTCAAGGTCGAGCTCGAGGGCAGCGTGCTGCTGCCGGACCGCGTCGAGATCAGCATCGAACGGCGCGGATGGTCACGACCGGCGCAGATGGTGTGGCGCGACGGCGCGGGCGCCGGCCTCGCCTTCCTTCACGACGATGGCGAGGTGATCGATCTCGAAACGGCGCGCGCCTTGCGCCTGCAGGAGCGCGCCAACAGGCAGCTCAAATCGCGCCTTGAGCAATTGCTCTCGGGGCACTGA
- a CDS encoding agmatinase family protein — protein MSFPFMRRSRRAGLHSQRRCMRRHHPDFDKMATQGWQALEAEGKLPTNGWRKERQWALDMGLPGADTLTDRDIPTFARGELPHFAGINTFMKAPYVENVRDVGKYDAAVIGIPFDSGTTYRPGTRFGPQGIRRISALYTPYNYELGVDLREQMTLCDAGDVFTIPANLEKSFDQISRGVAHVFSSGALPIMLGGDHSIGFPCVRGIAQCTDKRIGIIHFDRHIDIQEKDLDERMHTTPWYWATNLPNVSPTNLVQLGIGGWQVPREGVEVARKRNTNVLTIADIEKIGLEKTAEIALELAWKDADAVYISFDVDSIDCGFVPGTGWPEPGGFLPREALKLLGLVAAEGLCGLEVVEVSPPYDTSDITALIGVRVVVEALGSMVAHGKLGSHKHIINKPVSY, from the coding sequence ATGTCATTCCCATTCATGCGCCGGTCGCGCCGCGCCGGATTGCACTCGCAGCGCCGGTGCATGCGCCGTCACCATCCGGACTTCGACAAGATGGCCACGCAAGGCTGGCAGGCGCTGGAGGCCGAGGGCAAGCTGCCGACCAACGGCTGGCGCAAGGAGCGACAATGGGCGCTCGACATGGGCCTGCCCGGCGCCGACACGCTGACGGACCGCGACATCCCGACCTTCGCCCGCGGCGAGCTGCCGCATTTCGCCGGCATCAACACCTTCATGAAGGCGCCGTATGTCGAGAACGTCCGCGACGTCGGCAAATACGACGCTGCGGTGATCGGCATCCCCTTCGATTCCGGCACCACCTATCGGCCCGGCACCCGCTTCGGGCCGCAGGGCATCCGCCGCATCTCCGCGCTCTACACGCCCTACAACTACGAGCTGGGCGTCGACCTGCGCGAGCAGATGACCTTGTGCGATGCCGGCGACGTCTTCACGATTCCCGCCAATCTGGAAAAGAGCTTTGACCAGATCAGCCGCGGCGTCGCGCATGTGTTCTCGTCCGGCGCGCTGCCGATCATGCTCGGCGGCGATCACTCGATCGGCTTTCCCTGCGTGCGCGGCATCGCGCAGTGCACCGACAAGAGGATCGGCATCATCCATTTCGACCGCCACATCGACATCCAGGAGAAGGATCTCGACGAGCGCATGCACACCACGCCATGGTATTGGGCGACCAACCTGCCGAACGTGTCGCCGACCAATCTGGTGCAGCTCGGCATCGGCGGCTGGCAGGTGCCGCGCGAGGGCGTCGAGGTCGCGCGCAAGCGCAACACCAACGTGCTGACCATCGCCGACATCGAGAAGATCGGCCTTGAGAAGACCGCCGAGATCGCGCTCGAGCTGGCCTGGAAGGATGCCGACGCGGTCTACATCTCGTTCGACGTCGACTCCATCGATTGCGGCTTCGTGCCCGGCACCGGCTGGCCGGAGCCCGGCGGCTTCCTGCCGCGCGAGGCGCTCAAGCTGTTGGGTCTCGTCGCCGCCGAGGGCCTGTGCGGGCTCGAAGTGGTCGAGGTCTCGCCGCCCTACGACACCTCCGACATTACCGCGCTGATCGGCGTCCGCGTCGTCGTCGAGGCGCTCGGCTCGATGGTCGCCCACGGCAAGCTTGGCAGCCACAAGCATATCATCAACAAGCCGGTCAGCTACTGA
- a CDS encoding ABC transporter ATP-binding protein has protein sequence MSTLSFRNVWVEYGNQVVLERINLEIASGTFLSIVGPSGAGKSTFLRLVLGQERPSQGAVLLDGRPFPAEPGPDRGIVFQRYSVFPHLTVLGNVLLGYELAGSPFTARLFGSARKAAMEKSLALIEAVGLAEHRDKYPSALSGGMQQRLAIAQALAKQPRVLLLDEPFGALDPGTRAQMHALIKPLWRQHNMTIVMVTHDIKEAFGLATRLIALDRPRKDPQAPERFGARITYDLDLTRDSAVPVLGFIRASLQATQ, from the coding sequence ATGAGCACGCTCTCCTTCCGCAACGTCTGGGTCGAATACGGCAACCAGGTCGTGCTCGAGCGCATCAATCTCGAGATCGCCTCCGGCACGTTCCTGTCGATCGTCGGCCCGTCCGGCGCAGGCAAGAGCACCTTCCTGCGCCTGGTCCTCGGCCAGGAGAGGCCGAGCCAGGGCGCGGTGCTGCTCGACGGCCGGCCGTTTCCGGCCGAGCCCGGACCGGACCGCGGCATCGTGTTCCAGCGCTACTCGGTGTTCCCGCATCTGACCGTGCTCGGCAATGTGCTGCTCGGCTACGAGCTTGCCGGCAGCCCGTTCACGGCGCGGCTGTTCGGATCGGCGCGCAAGGCGGCGATGGAGAAGAGCCTCGCGCTGATCGAGGCCGTCGGCCTGGCCGAGCATCGCGACAAATACCCAAGCGCGTTGTCCGGCGGCATGCAGCAGCGCCTGGCTATCGCGCAGGCCCTGGCGAAGCAGCCGCGCGTGCTGCTGCTCGATGAGCCCTTCGGCGCGCTCGATCCCGGCACCCGCGCCCAGATGCATGCGCTGATCAAGCCGCTGTGGCGCCAGCACAACATGACCATCGTGATGGTCACCCACGACATCAAGGAGGCGTTCGGGCTCGCAACGCGGCTGATCGCGCTCGACCGTCCGCGCAAGGATCCGCAGGCGCCGGAGCGGTTCGGCGCGCGCATCACCTACGATCTCGATCTCACCCGCGACAGCGCCGTGCCCGTGCTCGGATTCATCCGCGCCAGCCTGCAGGCGACGCAATAG
- a CDS encoding ABC transporter permease, with protein sequence MPRAMNVVPNRGSRLLLALLPFLLIALIYVVGSAQRRADNPDDKLLPPVSEMVATSKRLATEPDRRSGDYVLWSDTSASLQRLALGLGISAAIGLVLGLAIGLLPVAGAGFGTLIAVLSMIPPMAVLPVLFIVFGLGELSKVVLIIIGVTPTLVRDLSLEVQNMPREQLIKAQTLGASTWQVAIRVVLPQIMPRLIQGLRLMIGPAFLFLISAEAIASDVGLGYRIFLVRRYLSMDVILPYVVWITLLAYILDYALVWFGRHAFPWAYARGSR encoded by the coding sequence ATGCCGCGTGCCATGAACGTCGTTCCGAACCGGGGCAGCCGGCTGTTGCTGGCCCTGTTGCCGTTCCTGCTGATCGCGCTGATCTACGTGGTCGGATCGGCGCAGCGGCGCGCGGACAATCCCGACGACAAGCTGCTGCCGCCGGTCTCCGAGATGGTCGCGACCTCCAAGCGGCTCGCGACCGAGCCGGATCGCCGCTCCGGCGACTACGTGCTGTGGTCCGACACGTCGGCGAGCCTGCAGCGCCTCGCGCTCGGCCTCGGCATTTCCGCCGCCATCGGTCTCGTGCTCGGACTCGCCATCGGATTGCTGCCGGTGGCCGGCGCCGGCTTCGGCACGCTGATTGCGGTTCTGTCGATGATCCCGCCGATGGCGGTGCTGCCGGTTCTGTTCATCGTGTTCGGCCTCGGTGAGCTGTCCAAGGTGGTGCTGATCATCATCGGCGTCACGCCGACCCTGGTGCGCGACCTCTCGCTCGAGGTGCAGAACATGCCGCGCGAGCAGCTGATCAAGGCGCAGACCCTGGGCGCCTCGACCTGGCAGGTCGCGATCCGGGTGGTGCTGCCGCAAATCATGCCACGCCTGATCCAGGGGCTGCGGCTCATGATCGGGCCCGCCTTCCTGTTCCTGATCTCGGCCGAGGCGATCGCCTCCGATGTCGGACTCGGCTACCGCATCTTCCTGGTCCGCCGCTATCTCTCGATGGATGTGATCCTGCCCTACGTCGTCTGGATCACGTTGCTTGCCTACATCCTCGACTACGCGCTGGTCTGGTTCGGACGGCACGCCTTTCCGTGGGCATATGCGCGAGGGAGCCGCTGA
- a CDS encoding putative urea ABC transporter substrate-binding protein, which yields MGKARNLFVALLAASTLATASLSSASAEKKKEFNIAWTIYVGWMPWPYAAESGIVKKWADKYGISIKITQINDYVESINQYTAGKFDGVTVTNMDALTIPAAGGVDTSAIIMGDYSNGNDGVVLKKGKTMADIKGQKVNLVELSVSHYLLARGLETAKLSEKNIKTVNTSDADIVAAAKSPDTTAVVTWNPQLLEVKAEPGATLVFDSSKIPGEIEDLLVVNSATLKDNPELGKALVGIWYETIALMKDQSEKGKAAREAMAKLSGTDLAGFETQLKTTFMYYEPKDALAFVTGPELPKIMDLVRTFCFDHNLLGENVKSKDAVGISTPTKALGAASNVKLRFDPTFMKMAAEGKL from the coding sequence ATGGGAAAAGCGCGAAATCTGTTTGTTGCACTGCTCGCTGCATCGACGCTGGCGACCGCATCGCTGTCATCCGCGTCAGCTGAGAAGAAGAAGGAATTCAACATCGCCTGGACGATCTATGTCGGCTGGATGCCGTGGCCCTATGCGGCCGAGTCCGGCATCGTCAAGAAGTGGGCGGACAAATACGGCATCTCGATCAAGATCACGCAGATCAACGACTACGTCGAGTCGATCAACCAGTACACCGCCGGCAAGTTCGACGGCGTCACCGTCACCAACATGGATGCGCTGACCATCCCCGCTGCCGGCGGCGTCGACACGTCGGCCATCATCATGGGCGACTACTCCAACGGCAATGACGGTGTCGTGCTGAAGAAGGGCAAGACCATGGCCGACATCAAGGGCCAGAAGGTCAACCTCGTCGAGCTCTCGGTGTCGCACTATCTGCTGGCGCGCGGCCTCGAGACCGCGAAACTGTCCGAGAAGAACATCAAGACCGTCAACACCTCGGACGCCGACATCGTCGCCGCCGCGAAGTCGCCGGACACGACGGCCGTGGTCACCTGGAATCCGCAACTGCTGGAGGTGAAGGCCGAGCCGGGGGCAACGCTGGTGTTCGATTCCAGCAAGATCCCAGGCGAGATCGAGGATCTCCTGGTCGTCAACAGCGCGACGCTCAAGGACAATCCGGAGCTCGGCAAGGCGCTGGTCGGCATCTGGTACGAGACCATCGCGCTGATGAAGGACCAGAGCGAGAAGGGCAAGGCCGCGCGCGAGGCGATGGCCAAGCTGTCGGGCACCGATCTCGCCGGCTTCGAGACCCAGCTCAAGACGACGTTCATGTACTACGAGCCGAAGGACGCGCTCGCCTTCGTGACCGGACCGGAATTGCCCAAGATCATGGATCTCGTGCGCACCTTCTGCTTCGATCACAACCTGCTCGGCGAGAACGTGAAGTCGAAGGACGCGGTCGGCATCTCCACGCCGACGAAGGCGCTGGGCGCGGCCAGCAATGTCAAGCTGCGCTTCGATCCGACCTTCATGAAGATGGCGGCCGAAGGGAAGCTCTGA